In Citrus sinensis cultivar Valencia sweet orange chromosome 4, DVS_A1.0, whole genome shotgun sequence, one DNA window encodes the following:
- the LOC102622481 gene encoding NAC domain-containing protein 100-like: MDSLVGFRFHPTDEEIILLLTLKRFDPGFSVRTIKEIDLYSFEPWELPWHSEIQSEEEVWYFFCEPYYKYAKSKRAHRRTKEGYWKKTGNGSKIKRKYSTEVIGTKKILSFLRDDTAAKKAKTEWVIHEIAVEDSPDYEKDFVVCRLERKRDKKHGVSKDQSSQILTSERNHVAEATERNHVA; the protein is encoded by the exons ATGGACAGTCTCGTGGGGTTCAGATTCCACCCAACTGATGAAGAAATCATTCTTCTCCTGACGTTGAAGAGATTTGACCCTGGTTTCTCTGTCCGTACGATCAAGGAAATTGATTTGTACAGCTTTGAGCCTTGGGAGCTACCCT GGCATTCTGAGATTCAGTCTGAGGAAGAAGTGTGGTACTTTTTCTGTGAGCCTTATTACAAGTATGCCAAGAGTAAACGGGCTCATAGAAGGACAAAGGAAGGATACTGGAAGAAGACTGGCAATGGTTCAAAAATCAAGCGCAAATACAGTACAGAGGTGATTGGTACGAAGAAGATTTTGTCTTTTCTTCGAGATGATACTGCTGCCAAGAAAGCTAAGACTGAGTGGGTTATACATGAGATTGCTGTTGAAGATAGCCCTGATTATGAG AAGGACTTTGTTGTGTGTCGCCTTGAAAGAAAACGGGATAAGAAGCATGGTGTTTCCAAAGATCAATCTAGTCAAATTTTGACTTCTGAAAGAAATCATGTAGCAGAAGCTACGGAAAGAAATCATGTTGCATAA
- the LOC102622688 gene encoding uncharacterized protein LOC102622688 isoform X3 produces MGYLVFRLFRFHPPDEEEIINRFLNKKRLDRDFSVQPSKKHTAKCVVYGFHSTYGLFHKVEGQQLPSLDSDNHVAENIRQEVEYEQVTDHIMTYNVEIMLQKAYVPVHGKNCNYYQVTIWFLVLEIMLQKKLKKKIFPEVECQLFQGEPQLLPSHHFHLAL; encoded by the exons ATGGGCTATCTTGTTTTTAGATTATTCAGATTCCATCCACcagatgaagaagaaatcaTCAATCGTTTCCTGAACAAGAAGAGACTTGACCGTGATTTCTCTGTCCAGCCAAGTAAAAAGCATACAGCTAAATGTGTCGTGTACGGATTTCATTCCACGTACGGCCTTTTTCATAAG GTTGAAGGTCAACAACTACCTAGTCTTGATTCTGACAATCATGTTGCAGAAAATATTAGACAAGAG GTAGAATATGAACAAGTAACAGATCATATTATGACTTATAACGTAGAAATCATGTTGCAGAAAGCGTATGTTCCAGTTCATGG GAAGAATTGCAACTACTACCAAGTAACCATTTGGTTTCTGGTTCTAGAAATCATGTTgcagaaaaaattgaaaaaaaaaatatttccagAG GTAGAATGTCAATTATTTCAg GGAGAACCTCAACTGTTACCAAGTCACCATTTTCACCTTGCACTATAG
- the LOC102622688 gene encoding uncharacterized protein LOC102622688 isoform X5 has translation MGYLVFRLFRFHPPDEEEIINRFLNKKRLDRDFSVQPSKKHTAKCVVYGFHSTYGLFHKVEGQQLPSLDSDNHVAENIRQEVEYEQVTDHIMTYNVEIMLQKAYVPVHGENLNCYQVTIFTLHYRNHVAENTFPMVRKITRAEIILMIFCWVEQ, from the exons ATGGGCTATCTTGTTTTTAGATTATTCAGATTCCATCCACcagatgaagaagaaatcaTCAATCGTTTCCTGAACAAGAAGAGACTTGACCGTGATTTCTCTGTCCAGCCAAGTAAAAAGCATACAGCTAAATGTGTCGTGTACGGATTTCATTCCACGTACGGCCTTTTTCATAAG GTTGAAGGTCAACAACTACCTAGTCTTGATTCTGACAATCATGTTGCAGAAAATATTAGACAAGAG GTAGAATATGAACAAGTAACAGATCATATTATGACTTATAACGTAGAAATCATGTTGCAGAAAGCGTATGTTCCAGTTCATGG GGAGAACCTCAACTGTTACCAAGTCACCATTTTCACCTTGCACTATAGAAATCATGTTGCAGAAAATACTTTTCCAATGGTGAGAAAAA TCACTAGAGCAGAGATCATCCTCATGATATTCTGCTGGGTTGAGCAATGA
- the LOC102625284 gene encoding uncharacterized protein LOC102625284 isoform X1, with protein sequence MGSLTGIGFRPLDEEIIDLLKKKRLDPGSSVQTIKEIDFYSFDPWELPGLSEIQSTEDVWYFFCKPKYKGAKRKRSGQQRHRKTKSGTWKMTGGGSEIKRKNSTEVIGDKDYLVFIHDDAASEKANTKWLMHEIAIADDPLYKENFVVCRLEGRNWDKKLGVSTPDKHQSSQDFASSSSINVVEDISLESAQPPDRYLVSTTNQVVENIFLKTQLPPSENLFSCNEDSATTSLDSGLSPRVCLIPYSGNHVAENTSTGLQLVPHDVLESLRLPDEKWATYSIDVVEKSLEAEPLIPAEFNIHGGFNGLNNDSFLALQSSSYLEQESSYSNGPSFGCDLLNSQIDSGHVIAFSESQQLPNHLISCFRNHVAENTYTGLQLVPHDVLESLRLPDEQWATYSVDVVENSFEAEPRIPVEFNTHGGFNGLNNDSFLALQSPTYLEQESSYSNGPSFGCDLLNYQIDSGPVIAFSELQQLPNHLISCFGNHVAENTYTGLQLVPHDILESLRLPDEQWATYSVDVVENSFEAEPRIPAEFNTHGGFNGLNNDSFLALQSPTYLEQESSYSNGPSFGCDLLNSQIDSGRVIAFSESQQLPNHLISCFGNHVAENTYTGLQLVPHHVLESLRLPDEQWATYSVDVVENSFEAEPRIPAEFNTHGGFNGLNNDSFLALQSPTYLEQESSYSNGPSFGCDLLNSQIDSGRVIAFSESQQLPNHLISCSGNYVAENTSTGLQQVPHGILESQILSNQYWAAYSTSAIGNSFEAEPQLVAEVNTHGGYNGLNNASLSALQSPIYPEEE encoded by the exons ATGGGCAGTCTCACGGGCATCGGATTCCGGCCGTTGGATGAAGAAATCATTGATCtcctgaagaagaagaggctTGACCCTGGTTCCTCTGTCCAAACGATCAAGGAAATTGATTTTTACAGCTTTGACCCTTGGGAGCTACCCG GGCTTTCTGAGATTCAGTCTACGGAAGATGTGTGGTACTTTTTCTGTAAGCCTAAGTACAAAGGTGCCAAGCGGAAACGGTCAGGGCAACAGCGACATAGAAAAACGAAGTCAGGAACCTGGAAAATGACTGGCGGTGGTTCTGAGATCAAGCGGAAAAACAGTACTGAGGTGATTGGTGACAAAGACTATCTTGTTTTTATCCATGACGATGCTGCGTCCGAGAAAGCTAACACTAAGTGGCTTATGCACGAGATAGCTATTGCGGATGACCCTCTTTATAAG GAAAACTTTGTTGTGTGTCGCCTAGAAGGAAGAAATTGGGATAAAAAGCTTGGTGTTTCAACTCCGGATAAACATCAATCAAGTCAAGATTTTGCTTCTAGTTCTAGCATCAATGTTGTAGAAGATATTTCTCTAGAATCTGCTCAACCACCAGATCGATATTTGGTTTCTACAACAAATCAAGTTGTAGAAAATATATTCTTGAAGACTCAGCTACCACCGAGTgagaatttgttttcttgtaatgaAGACTCAGCTACCACTAGTTTGGATTCAGGATTATCACCGCGTGTCTGTTTAATTCCTTATTCTGGAAATCATGTTGCAGAAAATACTTCTACAGGATTGCAACTAGTACCACATGACGTTTTGGAGTCACTGAGACTACCAGATGAGAAATGGGCTACTTATTCTATTGATGTTGTAGAAAAATCTTTGGAGGCAGAACCTCTAATTCCTGCAGAATTCAATATACATGGTGGCTTTAATGGGCTGAATAATGACTCTTTCCTGGCATTGCAGTCATCATCTTATCTGGAGCAGGAATCGTCATATTCTAATGGTCCTAGTTTTGGTTGTGATTTATTGAATTCTCAAATTGACAGTGGACACGTAATTGCTTTCTCTGAGTCGCAGCAACTACCAAACCACTTGATTTCTTGTTTTAGAAATCATGTTGCAGAAAATACTTATACAGGATTGCAGCTAGTACCACATGACGTTTTGGAGTCACTGAGACTACCAGATGAGCAATGGGCTACTTATTCTGTTGATGTTGTAGAAAATTCTTTCGAGGCAGAACCTCGAATTCCTGTAGAATTCAATACACATGGTGGCTTTAATGGGCTGAATAATGACTCTTTCCTGGCATTGCAGTCACCAACTTATCTGGAGCAGGAATCGTCGTATTCTAATGGTCCTAGTTTTGGTTGTGATTTATTGAATTATCAAATTGACAGTGGACCGGTAATTGCTTTCTCTGAGTTGCAGCAACTACCAAACCACTTGATTTCTTGTTTTGGAAATCATGTTGCAGAAAATACTTATACAGGATTGCAGCTAGTACCACATGACATTTTGGAGTCACTGAGACTACCAGATGAGCAATGGGCTACTTATTCTGTTGATGTTGTAGAAAATTCTTTCGAGGCAGAACCTCGAATTCCTGCAGAATTCAATACACATGGTGGCTTTAATGGACTGAATAATGACTCTTTCCTGGCATTGCAGTCACCAACTTATCTGGAACAGGAATCGTCATATTCTAATGGTCCTAGTTTTGGTTGTGATTTATTGAATTCTCAAATTGACAGTGGACGGGTAATTGCTTTCTCTGAGTCGCAGCAACTACCAAACCACTTGATTTCTTGTTTTGGAAATCATGTTGCAGAAAACACTTATACAGGATTGCAGCTAGTACCTCATCACGTTTTGGAGTCATTGAGACTACCAGATGAGCAGTGGGCTACTTATTCTGTTGATGTTGTAGAAAATTCTTTCGAGGCAGAACCTCGAATTCCTGCAGAATTCAATACACATGGTGGCTTTAATGGACTGAATAATGACTCTTTCCTGGCATTGCAGTCACCAACTTATCTGGAACAGGAATCGTCATATTCTAATGGTCCTAGTTTTGGTTGTGATTTATTGAATTCTCAAATTGACAGTGGACGGGTAATTGCTTTCTCTGAGTCGCAGCAACTACCAAACCACTTGATTTCTTGTTCTGGAAATTATGTTGCAGAAAATACTTCTACAGGATTGCAGCAAGTACCACATGGCATTTTGGAGTCACAGATATTATCAAATCAGTATTGGGCTGCTTATTCAACTAGTGCTATTGGAAATTCTTTTGAGGCAGAACCTCAACTAGTTGCAGAGGTCAATACACACGGTGGCTATAATGGGTTGAATAATGCTTCTTTGTCGGCACTGCAGTCACCAATTTACCCAGAAGAGGAATGA
- the LOC102622688 gene encoding uncharacterized protein LOC102622688 isoform X2, whose amino-acid sequence MGYLVFRLFRFHPPDEEEIINRFLNKKRLDRDFSVQPSKKHTAKCVVYGFHSTYGLFHKVEGQQLPSLDSDNHVAENIRQEVEYEQVTDHIMTYNVEIMLQKAYVPVHGENLNCYQVTIFTLHYRNHVAENTFPMVESLQLQVTFDFLIFILEIKLQSKLF is encoded by the exons ATGGGCTATCTTGTTTTTAGATTATTCAGATTCCATCCACcagatgaagaagaaatcaTCAATCGTTTCCTGAACAAGAAGAGACTTGACCGTGATTTCTCTGTCCAGCCAAGTAAAAAGCATACAGCTAAATGTGTCGTGTACGGATTTCATTCCACGTACGGCCTTTTTCATAAG GTTGAAGGTCAACAACTACCTAGTCTTGATTCTGACAATCATGTTGCAGAAAATATTAGACAAGAG GTAGAATATGAACAAGTAACAGATCATATTATGACTTATAACGTAGAAATCATGTTGCAGAAAGCGTATGTTCCAGTTCATGG GGAGAACCTCAACTGTTACCAAGTCACCATTTTCACCTTGCACTATAGAAATCATGTTGCAGAAAATACTTTTCCAATG GTAGAATCTCTACAGTTGCAAgtcacatttgatttcttaatttttattttagagatCAAGTTGCAGAGCAAACTTTTCTAG
- the LOC102622688 gene encoding uncharacterized protein LOC102622688 isoform X1, whose protein sequence is MGYLVFRLFRFHPPDEEEIINRFLNKKRLDRDFSVQPSKKHTAKCVVYGFHSTYGLFHKVEGQQLPSLDSDNHVAENIRQEVEYEQVTDHIMTYNVEIMLQKAYVPVHGENLNCYQVTIFTLHYRNHVAENTFPMVRKSKHNIFNELEIHTYKTNAYLFMGNSGRISTVASHI, encoded by the exons ATGGGCTATCTTGTTTTTAGATTATTCAGATTCCATCCACcagatgaagaagaaatcaTCAATCGTTTCCTGAACAAGAAGAGACTTGACCGTGATTTCTCTGTCCAGCCAAGTAAAAAGCATACAGCTAAATGTGTCGTGTACGGATTTCATTCCACGTACGGCCTTTTTCATAAG GTTGAAGGTCAACAACTACCTAGTCTTGATTCTGACAATCATGTTGCAGAAAATATTAGACAAGAG GTAGAATATGAACAAGTAACAGATCATATTATGACTTATAACGTAGAAATCATGTTGCAGAAAGCGTATGTTCCAGTTCATGG GGAGAACCTCAACTGTTACCAAGTCACCATTTTCACCTTGCACTATAGAAATCATGTTGCAGAAAATACTTTTCCAATGGTGAGAAAAAGTAAGCACAATATCTTTAATGAACTagaaatacatacatacaaaaCTAATGCTTATTTGTTCATGGGTAATTCAGGTAGAATCTCTACAGTTGCAAgtcacatttga
- the LOC102622688 gene encoding uncharacterized protein LOC102622688 isoform X4, protein MGYLVFRLFRFHPPDEEEIINRFLNKKRLDRDFSVQPSKKHTAKCVVYGFHSTYGLFHKVEGQQLPSLDSDNHVAENIRQEVEYEQVTDHIMTYNVEIMLQKAYVPVHGKNCNYYQVTIWFLVLEIMLQKKLKKKIFPEGEPQLLPSHHFHLAL, encoded by the exons ATGGGCTATCTTGTTTTTAGATTATTCAGATTCCATCCACcagatgaagaagaaatcaTCAATCGTTTCCTGAACAAGAAGAGACTTGACCGTGATTTCTCTGTCCAGCCAAGTAAAAAGCATACAGCTAAATGTGTCGTGTACGGATTTCATTCCACGTACGGCCTTTTTCATAAG GTTGAAGGTCAACAACTACCTAGTCTTGATTCTGACAATCATGTTGCAGAAAATATTAGACAAGAG GTAGAATATGAACAAGTAACAGATCATATTATGACTTATAACGTAGAAATCATGTTGCAGAAAGCGTATGTTCCAGTTCATGG GAAGAATTGCAACTACTACCAAGTAACCATTTGGTTTCTGGTTCTAGAAATCATGTTgcagaaaaaattgaaaaaaaaaatatttccagAG GGAGAACCTCAACTGTTACCAAGTCACCATTTTCACCTTGCACTATAG
- the LOC102625284 gene encoding NAC domain-containing protein 91-like isoform X3 — protein MGSLTGIGFRPLDEEIIDLLKKKRLDPGSSVQTIKEIDFYSFDPWELPGLSEIQSTEDVWYFFCKPKYKGAKRKRSGQQRHRKTKSGTWKMTGGGSEIKRKNSTEVIGDKDYLVFIHDDAASEKANTKWLMHEIAIADDPLYKENFVVCRLEGRNWDKKLGVSTPDKHQSSQDFASSSSINVVEDISLESAQPPDRYLVSTTNQVVENIFLKTQLPPSENLFSCNEDSATTSLDSGLSPRVCLIPYSGNHVAENTSTGLQLVPHDVLESLRLPDEKWATYSIDVVEKSLEAEPLIPAEFNIHGGFNGLNNDSFLALQSSSYLEQESSYSNGPSFGCDLLNSQIDSGHVIAFSESQQLPNHLISCFRNHVAENTYTGLQLVPHDVLESLRLPDEQWATYSVDVVENSFEAEPRIPAEFNTHGGFNGLNNDSFLALQSPTYLEQESSYSNGPSFGCDLLNSQIDSGRVIAFSESQQLPNHLISCSGNYVAENTSTGLQQVPHGILESQILSNQYWAAYSTSAIGNSFEAEPQLVAEVNTHGGYNGLNNASLSALQSPIYPEEE, from the exons ATGGGCAGTCTCACGGGCATCGGATTCCGGCCGTTGGATGAAGAAATCATTGATCtcctgaagaagaagaggctTGACCCTGGTTCCTCTGTCCAAACGATCAAGGAAATTGATTTTTACAGCTTTGACCCTTGGGAGCTACCCG GGCTTTCTGAGATTCAGTCTACGGAAGATGTGTGGTACTTTTTCTGTAAGCCTAAGTACAAAGGTGCCAAGCGGAAACGGTCAGGGCAACAGCGACATAGAAAAACGAAGTCAGGAACCTGGAAAATGACTGGCGGTGGTTCTGAGATCAAGCGGAAAAACAGTACTGAGGTGATTGGTGACAAAGACTATCTTGTTTTTATCCATGACGATGCTGCGTCCGAGAAAGCTAACACTAAGTGGCTTATGCACGAGATAGCTATTGCGGATGACCCTCTTTATAAG GAAAACTTTGTTGTGTGTCGCCTAGAAGGAAGAAATTGGGATAAAAAGCTTGGTGTTTCAACTCCGGATAAACATCAATCAAGTCAAGATTTTGCTTCTAGTTCTAGCATCAATGTTGTAGAAGATATTTCTCTAGAATCTGCTCAACCACCAGATCGATATTTGGTTTCTACAACAAATCAAGTTGTAGAAAATATATTCTTGAAGACTCAGCTACCACCGAGTgagaatttgttttcttgtaatgaAGACTCAGCTACCACTAGTTTGGATTCAGGATTATCACCGCGTGTCTGTTTAATTCCTTATTCTGGAAATCATGTTGCAGAAAATACTTCTACAGGATTGCAACTAGTACCACATGACGTTTTGGAGTCACTGAGACTACCAGATGAGAAATGGGCTACTTATTCTATTGATGTTGTAGAAAAATCTTTGGAGGCAGAACCTCTAATTCCTGCAGAATTCAATATACATGGTGGCTTTAATGGGCTGAATAATGACTCTTTCCTGGCATTGCAGTCATCATCTTATCTGGAGCAGGAATCGTCATATTCTAATGGTCCTAGTTTTGGTTGTGATTTATTGAATTCTCAAATTGACAGTGGACACGTAATTGCTTTCTCTGAGTCGCAGCAACTACCAAACCACTTGATTTCTTGTTTTAGAAATCATGTTGCAGAAAATACTTATACAGGATTGCAGCTAGTACCACATGACGTTTTGGAGTCACTGAGACTACCAGATGAGCAATGGGCTACTTATTCTGTTGATGTTGTAGAAAATTCTTTCGAGGCAGAAC CTCGAATTCCTGCAGAATTCAATACACATGGTGGCTTTAATGGACTGAATAATGACTCTTTCCTGGCATTGCAGTCACCAACTTATCTGGAACAGGAATCGTCATATTCTAATGGTCCTAGTTTTGGTTGTGATTTATTGAATTCTCAAATTGACAGTGGACGGGTAATTGCTTTCTCTGAGTCGCAGCAACTACCAAACCACTTGATTTCTTGTTCTGGAAATTATGTTGCAGAAAATACTTCTACAGGATTGCAGCAAGTACCACATGGCATTTTGGAGTCACAGATATTATCAAATCAGTATTGGGCTGCTTATTCAACTAGTGCTATTGGAAATTCTTTTGAGGCAGAACCTCAACTAGTTGCAGAGGTCAATACACACGGTGGCTATAATGGGTTGAATAATGCTTCTTTGTCGGCACTGCAGTCACCAATTTACCCAGAAGAGGAATGA
- the LOC102625284 gene encoding uncharacterized protein LOC102625284 isoform X2 — translation MGSLTGIGFRPLDEEIIDLLKKKRLDPGSSVQTIKEIDFYSFDPWELPGLSEIQSTEDVWYFFCKPKYKGAKRKRSGQQRHRKTKSGTWKMTGGGSEIKRKNSTEVIGDKDYLVFIHDDAASEKANTKWLMHEIAIADDPLYKENFVVCRLEGRNWDKKLGVSTPDKHQSSQDFASSSSINVVEDISLESAQPPDRYLVSTTNQVVENIFLKTQLPPSENLFSCNEDSATTSLDSGLSPRVCLIPYSGNHVAENTSTGLQLLVPHDVLESLRLPDEQWATYSVDVVENSFEAEPRIPVEFNTHGGFNGLNNDSFLALQSPTYLEQESSYSNGPSFGCDLLNYQIDSGPVIAFSELQQLPNHLISCFGNHVAENTYTGLQLVPHDILESLRLPDEQWATYSVDVVENSFEAEPRIPAEFNTHGGFNGLNNDSFLALQSPTYLEQESSYSNGPSFGCDLLNSQIDSGRVIAFSESQQLPNHLISCFGNHVAENTYTGLQLVPHHVLESLRLPDEQWATYSVDVVENSFEAEPRIPAEFNTHGGFNGLNNDSFLALQSPTYLEQESSYSNGPSFGCDLLNSQIDSGRVIAFSESQQLPNHLISCSGNYVAENTSTGLQQVPHGILESQILSNQYWAAYSTSAIGNSFEAEPQLVAEVNTHGGYNGLNNASLSALQSPIYPEEE, via the exons ATGGGCAGTCTCACGGGCATCGGATTCCGGCCGTTGGATGAAGAAATCATTGATCtcctgaagaagaagaggctTGACCCTGGTTCCTCTGTCCAAACGATCAAGGAAATTGATTTTTACAGCTTTGACCCTTGGGAGCTACCCG GGCTTTCTGAGATTCAGTCTACGGAAGATGTGTGGTACTTTTTCTGTAAGCCTAAGTACAAAGGTGCCAAGCGGAAACGGTCAGGGCAACAGCGACATAGAAAAACGAAGTCAGGAACCTGGAAAATGACTGGCGGTGGTTCTGAGATCAAGCGGAAAAACAGTACTGAGGTGATTGGTGACAAAGACTATCTTGTTTTTATCCATGACGATGCTGCGTCCGAGAAAGCTAACACTAAGTGGCTTATGCACGAGATAGCTATTGCGGATGACCCTCTTTATAAG GAAAACTTTGTTGTGTGTCGCCTAGAAGGAAGAAATTGGGATAAAAAGCTTGGTGTTTCAACTCCGGATAAACATCAATCAAGTCAAGATTTTGCTTCTAGTTCTAGCATCAATGTTGTAGAAGATATTTCTCTAGAATCTGCTCAACCACCAGATCGATATTTGGTTTCTACAACAAATCAAGTTGTAGAAAATATATTCTTGAAGACTCAGCTACCACCGAGTgagaatttgttttcttgtaatgaAGACTCAGCTACCACTAGTTTGGATTCAGGATTATCACCGCGTGTCTGTTTAATTCCTTATTCTGGAAATCATGTTGCAGAAAATACTTCTACAGGATTGCAACTA CTAGTACCACATGACGTTTTGGAGTCACTGAGACTACCAGATGAGCAATGGGCTACTTATTCTGTTGATGTTGTAGAAAATTCTTTCGAGGCAGAACCTCGAATTCCTGTAGAATTCAATACACATGGTGGCTTTAATGGGCTGAATAATGACTCTTTCCTGGCATTGCAGTCACCAACTTATCTGGAGCAGGAATCGTCGTATTCTAATGGTCCTAGTTTTGGTTGTGATTTATTGAATTATCAAATTGACAGTGGACCGGTAATTGCTTTCTCTGAGTTGCAGCAACTACCAAACCACTTGATTTCTTGTTTTGGAAATCATGTTGCAGAAAATACTTATACAGGATTGCAGCTAGTACCACATGACATTTTGGAGTCACTGAGACTACCAGATGAGCAATGGGCTACTTATTCTGTTGATGTTGTAGAAAATTCTTTCGAGGCAGAACCTCGAATTCCTGCAGAATTCAATACACATGGTGGCTTTAATGGACTGAATAATGACTCTTTCCTGGCATTGCAGTCACCAACTTATCTGGAACAGGAATCGTCATATTCTAATGGTCCTAGTTTTGGTTGTGATTTATTGAATTCTCAAATTGACAGTGGACGGGTAATTGCTTTCTCTGAGTCGCAGCAACTACCAAACCACTTGATTTCTTGTTTTGGAAATCATGTTGCAGAAAACACTTATACAGGATTGCAGCTAGTACCTCATCACGTTTTGGAGTCATTGAGACTACCAGATGAGCAGTGGGCTACTTATTCTGTTGATGTTGTAGAAAATTCTTTCGAGGCAGAACCTCGAATTCCTGCAGAATTCAATACACATGGTGGCTTTAATGGACTGAATAATGACTCTTTCCTGGCATTGCAGTCACCAACTTATCTGGAACAGGAATCGTCATATTCTAATGGTCCTAGTTTTGGTTGTGATTTATTGAATTCTCAAATTGACAGTGGACGGGTAATTGCTTTCTCTGAGTCGCAGCAACTACCAAACCACTTGATTTCTTGTTCTGGAAATTATGTTGCAGAAAATACTTCTACAGGATTGCAGCAAGTACCACATGGCATTTTGGAGTCACAGATATTATCAAATCAGTATTGGGCTGCTTATTCAACTAGTGCTATTGGAAATTCTTTTGAGGCAGAACCTCAACTAGTTGCAGAGGTCAATACACACGGTGGCTATAATGGGTTGAATAATGCTTCTTTGTCGGCACTGCAGTCACCAATTTACCCAGAAGAGGAATGA
- the LOC102622688 gene encoding uncharacterized protein LOC102622688 isoform X6: protein MGYLVFRLFRFHPPDEEEIINRFLNKKRLDRDFSVQPSKKHTAKCVVYGFHSTYGLFHKVEGQQLPSLDSDNHVAENIRQEVEYEQVTDHIMTYNVEIMLQKAYVPVHGENLNCYQVTIFTLHYRNHVAENTFPMVRKSRISTVASHI from the exons ATGGGCTATCTTGTTTTTAGATTATTCAGATTCCATCCACcagatgaagaagaaatcaTCAATCGTTTCCTGAACAAGAAGAGACTTGACCGTGATTTCTCTGTCCAGCCAAGTAAAAAGCATACAGCTAAATGTGTCGTGTACGGATTTCATTCCACGTACGGCCTTTTTCATAAG GTTGAAGGTCAACAACTACCTAGTCTTGATTCTGACAATCATGTTGCAGAAAATATTAGACAAGAG GTAGAATATGAACAAGTAACAGATCATATTATGACTTATAACGTAGAAATCATGTTGCAGAAAGCGTATGTTCCAGTTCATGG GGAGAACCTCAACTGTTACCAAGTCACCATTTTCACCTTGCACTATAGAAATCATGTTGCAGAAAATACTTTTCCAATGGTGAGAAAAA GTAGAATCTCTACAGTTGCAAgtcacatttga